Proteins encoded within one genomic window of Spirochaeta isovalerica:
- a CDS encoding DeoR/GlpR family DNA-binding transcription regulator, with protein MAHNPRLDTILNLIHTYRQISVTELTERLGVSQVTIRKDLTRLEEQGLIIRSHGGASLAQTVAPLPTVNSRRETFYEEKNRITARAVELIRDEDSVCIDAGATTQLLAEKIVNMPLRVISNSLDILNLLASSRDVTLTAIGGNFRVNAASFIGPIAEDAVNQLQFDIAFIGATGMTSEGDFLTQNAIEGRLKRAMLKAARRKVILADSSKFEARAFSIFARPELVDILITDKGFTHVEKFRDMGIEVITV; from the coding sequence ATGGCTCATAATCCAAGACTGGATACCATTCTCAACCTGATTCACACTTATCGGCAGATCTCCGTAACGGAGCTGACTGAACGGCTGGGTGTGTCTCAGGTGACAATCAGAAAAGATCTGACGAGACTGGAGGAGCAGGGACTTATAATCCGGAGCCACGGAGGAGCCAGTCTGGCGCAGACCGTCGCTCCCCTGCCCACCGTCAATTCCAGAAGGGAAACCTTCTACGAAGAGAAAAACAGAATAACGGCCCGGGCCGTGGAGCTGATCCGCGACGAGGATTCAGTCTGTATAGATGCGGGTGCGACGACGCAGCTGCTGGCGGAGAAAATTGTTAATATGCCTTTGAGAGTCATAAGCAACAGCCTGGATATTCTGAACCTGCTGGCCTCATCCCGCGATGTGACGCTGACAGCGATCGGAGGAAATTTCAGAGTCAATGCCGCATCATTTATCGGGCCGATTGCCGAAGACGCCGTAAACCAGCTCCAGTTCGATATAGCCTTTATCGGAGCCACAGGGATGACCTCCGAAGGAGACTTTCTTACACAGAATGCCATTGAAGGTCGCTTGAAACGAGCTATGCTCAAGGCAGCCAGGAGAAAAGTCATACTGGCCGATTCCAGCAAATTCGAAGCCAGAGCGTTCTCCATATTCGCCCGTCCCGAACTGGTAGACATATTGATTACCGACAAAGGATTTACTCATGTTGAAAAGTTCCGGGATATGGGAATTGAAGTCATAACAGTTTGA
- a CDS encoding PfkB family carbohydrate kinase, which translates to MKLSENCKYAILTPTSMGVRLTPDNGQPVYASRHFEMRATSAESNVLSVASYLGMPAKVLTNFVKGSPIARIIKDDLASRHIDYEGPEIEQGGAWGYRHQINIADSGYGNRGPRVHNDRTGEVGLTLNAKDFDMERIFGEEGVAVVHLSGLIAALSPETSQFCLAVARAAKKHGSLISFDLNYRASFWKGREKELSEVFAEIAQAADVLVGNEEDFQLCLGIPGPEAGGEGLGAKIDSFKEMIKRVKSEYSNASVFATTLREVVSTNEHMWGAIMLEGDNWYVEEPRSIGVLDRIGGGDGFVGGMLYGILKEWEPEKWVQFGWATGALTVTLYTDYCQPADEEQVWSIWEGNARVKR; encoded by the coding sequence ATGAAATTGAGTGAAAATTGTAAATACGCCATTCTAACCCCGACCAGCATGGGAGTCCGGCTGACACCGGACAACGGGCAGCCGGTTTATGCGAGCCGCCATTTTGAAATGAGAGCCACAAGTGCCGAATCCAACGTTCTTTCTGTTGCATCCTATCTGGGGATGCCTGCAAAAGTTCTGACCAACTTTGTTAAAGGCAGCCCTATCGCCAGAATTATAAAAGATGACCTGGCTTCCAGACATATTGATTACGAAGGACCGGAAATCGAACAGGGCGGAGCCTGGGGATACCGGCACCAGATTAATATAGCCGATTCAGGATACGGCAATCGCGGTCCCCGAGTCCATAACGACAGAACCGGAGAAGTCGGCCTGACCCTGAACGCCAAAGATTTCGATATGGAGCGGATTTTCGGAGAAGAAGGCGTTGCCGTTGTTCATCTGTCCGGTCTTATAGCCGCTCTCTCACCAGAGACAAGCCAGTTCTGTCTCGCCGTTGCCAGAGCCGCCAAGAAACACGGTTCGCTTATCTCTTTCGACCTGAATTACAGAGCCAGCTTCTGGAAAGGCCGGGAAAAGGAACTGAGCGAAGTTTTCGCTGAAATTGCCCAGGCAGCCGATGTACTTGTCGGAAACGAAGAGGACTTTCAGCTCTGTCTTGGAATCCCCGGACCGGAAGCGGGAGGCGAAGGACTGGGAGCGAAGATAGACAGCTTCAAGGAAATGATAAAAAGAGTGAAAAGCGAGTATTCCAATGCTTCGGTTTTTGCAACAACGCTCCGGGAAGTGGTCAGCACCAATGAACACATGTGGGGGGCCATCATGCTTGAAGGCGATAACTGGTATGTGGAAGAACCGAGATCCATTGGTGTTCTGGACAGGATCGGCGGCGGAGACGGCTTTGTCGGGGGAATGCTCTACGGGATACTGAAAGAATGGGAACCGGAAAAATGGGTTCAATTCGGTTGGGCCACCGGT
- the gnd gene encoding decarboxylating NADP(+)-dependent phosphogluconate dehydrogenase gives MKKADIGLIGLAVMGQNLVLNMADNGYTVAVYNRTTQKMTDFIEGPAKGYDNIVGAETIEDFIAQLERPRRVMLMVKAGEVVDKFIETVLPHLEEGDIIIDGGNSHFPDSNRRTKELAEKGIHFIGTGVSGGEEGARRGPSIMPGGNEKAWPYVKPVFQAISAKTENGEACCDWVGNDGAGHYVKMVHNGIEYGDMQLITEAYQLLHEAIGMNYEEMHKVFADYNKGPLDSYLIEITRDILAFRDDAGEPLVEKILDTAGQKGTGKWTGISALDLGMPVTLIGESVFARCLSALKDERVAASKKIKGPDVTFSGDKDEFVKDLEQALLFAKIISYAQGFMLMKEAAKEYSWKLNYGAIALMWRGGCIIRSVFLGKIKEAFDKNPELSNLIMDDYFGDILQKAQNSLRKVVTAAVTLGIPVPTLSTALAFFDGYRSERLPANLLQAQRDYFGAHTYERTDKPRGEFFHTNWTGTGGNVSSTTYEV, from the coding sequence ATGAAAAAAGCAGATATCGGACTGATCGGTCTGGCGGTTATGGGTCAGAACCTCGTACTGAATATGGCTGACAACGGATACACCGTTGCCGTTTACAACAGAACCACTCAGAAAATGACTGATTTTATAGAAGGTCCGGCAAAGGGATACGATAACATCGTCGGAGCGGAAACCATCGAAGACTTTATCGCTCAGCTTGAAAGACCGAGACGGGTCATGCTTATGGTGAAAGCGGGAGAGGTTGTCGATAAGTTCATCGAAACCGTTCTGCCCCACCTTGAAGAGGGAGATATTATAATCGACGGCGGAAACAGCCACTTCCCCGATTCCAACAGAAGGACAAAAGAACTTGCGGAGAAAGGCATACACTTTATCGGAACAGGAGTTTCCGGCGGTGAAGAAGGAGCCAGAAGAGGCCCCAGCATCATGCCCGGCGGTAATGAAAAAGCCTGGCCCTATGTCAAACCTGTCTTTCAGGCCATCAGCGCCAAAACGGAAAACGGCGAAGCCTGCTGCGACTGGGTCGGCAACGACGGCGCCGGCCATTATGTGAAAATGGTCCACAATGGAATCGAATACGGCGATATGCAGCTGATAACAGAAGCCTATCAGCTTCTTCATGAAGCGATCGGCATGAACTATGAGGAAATGCATAAAGTATTTGCCGACTACAACAAAGGGCCTCTCGACTCCTACCTGATAGAAATTACCAGAGATATCCTCGCTTTCAGAGATGATGCAGGAGAACCTCTTGTTGAGAAGATCCTCGATACAGCCGGCCAGAAAGGTACGGGAAAATGGACGGGGATAAGCGCCCTGGATCTGGGAATGCCCGTTACGCTTATCGGTGAATCTGTTTTCGCCCGCTGTCTTTCCGCTCTCAAAGATGAAAGAGTCGCGGCGTCTAAAAAGATCAAGGGACCGGACGTCACTTTCTCCGGAGATAAAGATGAGTTTGTCAAAGATCTGGAACAGGCTCTTCTCTTTGCCAAAATCATATCCTATGCCCAGGGATTCATGCTGATGAAAGAAGCAGCAAAGGAATACAGCTGGAAACTGAATTACGGAGCCATAGCCCTTATGTGGAGAGGCGGCTGTATTATCCGATCGGTCTTCCTGGGAAAAATCAAGGAAGCTTTCGACAAAAATCCCGAGCTGTCAAACCTTATAATGGATGATTATTTCGGAGATATCCTTCAGAAGGCCCAGAACTCTTTGAGAAAAGTCGTGACTGCCGCCGTAACCCTGGGAATCCCCGTACCGACCTTGTCCACCGCGCTGGCTTTCTTTGACGGCTACCGTTCGGAAAGGCTCCCGGCAAACCTTCTCCAGGCTCAGCGGGACTATTTCGGCGCGCACACTTATGAAAGAACAGATAAGCCGAGAGGCGAGTTTTTCCATACAAACTGGACAGGAACAGGCGGAAACGTTTCTTCAACCACCTACGAGGTATAG